One Rossellomorea aquimaris DNA window includes the following coding sequences:
- a CDS encoding YheE family protein: MIQHFQYKSMFENKQLPGWTFSFYFSGTKYQGNYHKDGKIEWTGATPPADKEDTLKKQLHELMLFHVYD; this comes from the coding sequence ATGATTCAACATTTTCAATATAAAAGCATGTTCGAAAATAAACAGCTCCCCGGCTGGACGTTTTCCTTTTACTTCAGCGGGACTAAATATCAAGGTAATTACCATAAAGATGGTAAAATCGAATGGACCGGCGCCACTCCACCGGCTGATAAGGAAGACACCCTTAAGAAGCAACTTCATGAACTGATGCTATTCCACGTTTATGATTGA
- a CDS encoding YheC/YheD family protein, with translation MNQSLGIMTLTPQVTNSYFLGIAKQSLSYPIDLYLFSPKGISPLNETVDGFYFNKESQSWENEVFEIPEYIYDRTYYQKDIQSQQAKAVVQWLKNQRHIRFLGYGLPNKWHLYEKLKKTPISPYIPETYLVSDGNHLLNLLTEHKDIIIKPVDGAHGFAIYHLVEIQGGIVVRTTKKEGIMEQSFQRKEIFIKWVNRILLQHTFICQKRILNLTKEEAPFDLRILLNKNAHGEWGEFQRAIRVGEQKAILTNISRGASYKSYSDWKTLHDSSWDYIEEELSDIMEKMPLILEEHFSALFEIGVDIIIAEDQSLWILDMNSKPGHKVVDALGHEKLPSLYKAPLDYCEFLASQSLTSLRRGDF, from the coding sequence ATGAACCAATCATTGGGCATTATGACCCTTACTCCCCAAGTAACGAACAGCTACTTTCTTGGAATAGCGAAACAATCCCTCTCTTATCCTATTGACCTTTATCTGTTCTCCCCCAAAGGAATCTCTCCATTAAATGAAACGGTGGATGGATTCTATTTCAATAAAGAGTCACAATCATGGGAAAATGAAGTCTTTGAGATTCCAGAATATATCTACGACCGTACTTATTACCAAAAGGATATACAGTCCCAGCAGGCAAAGGCCGTCGTTCAGTGGTTAAAAAACCAGAGACACATTCGATTTCTCGGATATGGGTTGCCTAACAAATGGCATCTTTACGAAAAACTTAAAAAGACGCCAATCTCCCCTTATATTCCTGAAACATATCTTGTGAGCGATGGAAATCATTTATTAAATCTACTTACTGAACATAAAGATATAATCATCAAACCAGTTGATGGGGCTCATGGATTTGCCATTTATCATCTTGTAGAAATCCAGGGGGGCATTGTCGTTCGAACAACGAAAAAGGAAGGGATCATGGAACAATCCTTCCAAAGGAAAGAGATCTTTATCAAGTGGGTGAACCGAATCCTACTGCAACATACATTCATTTGTCAAAAGCGGATTCTCAATCTGACGAAAGAGGAAGCTCCTTTTGATCTGCGCATTCTATTGAATAAAAACGCTCATGGAGAATGGGGAGAGTTTCAGCGGGCGATTCGCGTGGGGGAACAAAAGGCCATTCTGACCAATATCAGTCGGGGGGCTTCATATAAATCCTACAGCGATTGGAAGACCCTTCATGATTCTTCCTGGGACTATATTGAAGAAGAACTCTCTGACATTATGGAAAAAATGCCTTTAATACTTGAAGAACATTTTTCAGCCCTGTTTGAAATCGGGGTTGATATTATTATTGCTGAGGATCAATCACTATGGATTCTGGATATGAATTCCAAGCCGGGACATAAGGTAGTAGATGCATTGGGACATGAGAAACTGCCATCCTTATACAAAGCTCCATTAGATTATTGTGAGTTCTTGGCATCACAATCGCTAACATCCTTAAGACGAGGTGATTTCTAA
- a CDS encoding metal-sensitive transcriptional regulator — MEYTKEVTNRMKRLEGQVRGVLKMMEEEKHCKDVVTQLSAVRTAVDRTLGLIVAKNLEACIRESEEEGINAEDAIQEAVNMLVRSR, encoded by the coding sequence ATGGAATATACTAAAGAAGTTACGAATCGAATGAAACGTCTTGAAGGTCAAGTGCGCGGCGTATTGAAAATGATGGAAGAGGAAAAACACTGTAAGGATGTTGTAACTCAATTATCTGCCGTACGTACTGCCGTTGATCGTACATTAGGTCTCATCGTTGCGAAAAACTTGGAAGCCTGCATACGTGAATCGGAAGAAGAGGGTATCAATGCAGAAGATGCTATTCAAGAAGCCGTCAATATGCTTGTCAGAAGTCGATAA
- a CDS encoding YheC/YheD family protein: MNILYDRVKKTFFHVEESITTYGFAKNSFLLSSKGSKDCYQFTISPHQKNIPAVPLIGIVASKEERNKYKGNFELFRSIQLDVEQAGGICFVFSPQDVFGDSISGIMYNQPLNKWVKCLFPVPNVIYNRVPSRHAEQNLAYEKLLHFIKEHKIPFFNPHFFNKWKIYQLLSKNRELDPYLPQTELVTNEESFINFLTTHKKVYVKHSLASQGKGIRLIEIDDNGRILCKSIKKMERFLNVSRLFQSYSEWFDSNQWIMQEAVSCKTLHDHRYDFRILVLHTGEDFRLIGIGVRMSQRQEVTTHVPTGGKIISLKEVNDAHTKKEISRIVQICGEELAKSFGYVGEFSIDLAPREHGGFVLFEINSKPMSFDEEEIENKRRKQLVRTFFTLSAKNNEG; encoded by the coding sequence ATGAACATCCTTTATGATCGGGTGAAGAAAACCTTTTTTCATGTGGAAGAATCCATAACGACATATGGGTTTGCGAAGAATTCATTTCTGCTTTCTTCTAAGGGTTCAAAAGATTGCTATCAATTCACCATCTCACCCCATCAGAAGAATATTCCGGCGGTCCCCCTGATCGGAATCGTAGCAAGTAAGGAGGAAAGGAATAAATACAAAGGGAATTTTGAATTGTTTCGATCCATTCAACTGGACGTTGAACAGGCAGGTGGAATCTGTTTTGTCTTCTCTCCTCAAGATGTTTTCGGTGATTCCATTTCCGGAATCATGTACAATCAGCCATTAAACAAATGGGTAAAATGCCTATTTCCTGTTCCAAACGTCATATACAATCGCGTGCCCTCGAGGCATGCTGAGCAAAATCTGGCTTATGAGAAGCTCCTCCATTTTATCAAGGAACATAAAATTCCTTTTTTCAACCCTCATTTCTTTAACAAATGGAAAATATACCAGCTTCTGTCCAAAAATCGTGAACTCGATCCATACCTGCCTCAAACTGAACTTGTCACAAATGAAGAGTCCTTCATCAACTTTCTTACGACACATAAAAAAGTGTATGTGAAACACTCTCTCGCTTCGCAAGGAAAAGGAATCAGACTCATCGAGATCGATGACAATGGACGTATCCTCTGTAAAAGCATTAAAAAAATGGAGAGGTTCTTAAATGTTTCCCGCCTGTTTCAATCATACAGCGAATGGTTTGATAGTAACCAGTGGATCATGCAGGAAGCCGTTTCCTGTAAAACATTGCATGATCATCGTTATGACTTCCGGATATTAGTCCTTCACACGGGAGAAGATTTTCGTTTAATAGGCATCGGCGTCCGCATGTCACAGCGACAGGAAGTAACCACCCATGTACCTACCGGTGGGAAGATTATTTCACTTAAAGAAGTCAATGACGCTCATACCAAAAAGGAAATCTCACGGATCGTTCAAATATGTGGGGAAGAGCTTGCTAAATCCTTTGGTTATGTTGGAGAGTTCTCCATCGACTTAGCCCCCCGGGAACATGGGGGCTTTGTATTATTTGAAATCAATTCAAAGCCCATGAGCTTTGATGAAGAAGAAATTGAAAACAAACGGCGTAAACAGCTTGTCCGAACATTCTTCACACTCAGTGCTAAAAATAACGAAGGTTGA
- a CDS encoding YheC/YheD family protein codes for MLKTYKIEQFQDEGSLLYLPSGFKLEEKKFPHTVILGTARQSAECKRHPNGRNVIGISSGLAGKLHLPPKVNSLSLFCKEECLYVGVLIGIFTSGFTSFSLSPIGERSYFFKKLLSVQSSLGVIPFVFGERHINWENGLIKGYLHFGEGWEIEEIPFPNVIYDRLPNRRSEKRKTYQSIKERLQRDYGIPWYNPGFFNKLDLFERLENDSSVQHLLPETHSFQSFDEMERMLSSYHHIYLKPKNGSLGNGIYKITYNRSSEEYYCRFRDADRKNRLLKFKSLEQLVNTIFKSRNLDTFIVQQGISLLQENNRPFDFRVHTNKDEDGAWQVSAIAGKVAGSGSVTTHANNGGEVKILSELFPDEAVREVIEGALKDSALTLSHAIERNLEGYIGEIGFDFGVDENHRIWMFEANSKPGRSIFSHPHLKSFDLLTRKLALSFGIFLTQQSLNHPEEMIP; via the coding sequence ATGCTTAAAACGTACAAAATAGAACAATTCCAAGATGAAGGAAGCCTCCTCTACCTCCCCTCTGGTTTTAAGCTGGAGGAAAAAAAGTTCCCTCATACAGTAATCCTTGGAACTGCACGGCAATCCGCGGAATGTAAGCGACATCCGAATGGACGTAACGTGATTGGCATTAGCTCTGGTTTAGCCGGGAAGTTACACCTTCCACCTAAAGTGAATTCCCTTTCTCTCTTTTGTAAAGAGGAATGTTTATATGTAGGGGTGCTCATTGGCATATTCACCTCAGGGTTCACAAGCTTTAGCTTAAGCCCGATTGGTGAGCGCTCCTATTTCTTCAAAAAGCTCTTATCTGTTCAATCATCCCTTGGAGTCATTCCCTTTGTGTTTGGAGAGCGTCATATTAATTGGGAGAACGGACTGATAAAAGGATATCTTCACTTTGGAGAAGGCTGGGAAATCGAGGAGATCCCTTTTCCCAATGTTATCTACGACAGACTACCGAACCGCCGCAGCGAAAAGCGGAAAACGTACCAGAGCATCAAAGAAAGACTTCAGAGGGATTACGGTATTCCTTGGTACAATCCAGGTTTTTTTAATAAGCTTGATTTGTTTGAACGACTGGAAAACGATTCTTCAGTACAGCATCTGCTGCCGGAAACACATTCATTTCAATCATTTGACGAGATGGAAAGAATGCTTTCTTCGTATCATCATATTTATCTTAAACCGAAAAATGGCAGTCTCGGCAACGGCATTTACAAGATTACGTATAACCGCTCTTCCGAAGAATATTATTGCCGGTTCAGGGATGCAGATCGTAAAAATCGCTTACTGAAATTTAAGTCCTTGGAGCAACTTGTCAATACGATCTTTAAGAGTCGAAATCTTGATACTTTTATCGTCCAGCAGGGAATTTCCCTGTTGCAGGAAAATAACCGGCCATTCGACTTCCGGGTTCATACGAATAAAGATGAGGATGGGGCCTGGCAAGTAAGTGCAATAGCTGGGAAAGTGGCAGGATCAGGAAGTGTGACCACCCATGCGAATAACGGTGGAGAAGTGAAAATATTATCGGAGCTGTTTCCAGACGAAGCGGTTCGAGAAGTTATTGAAGGTGCACTAAAGGACTCAGCGTTAACACTATCACATGCCATCGAACGAAATCTGGAAGGATACATTGGAGAAATCGGCTTTGACTTCGGAGTGGACGAAAATCACCGCATCTGGATGTTCGAAGCAAACTCTAAGCCGGGAAGATCTATTTTTTCCCACCCACATTTGAAGAGCTTTGATTTATTAACAAGAAAACTTGCCTTATCATTCGGGATCTTTCTCACTCAGCAAAGCTTGAATCATCCTGAGGAAATGATTCCATGA
- the ugpC gene encoding sn-glycerol-3-phosphate ABC transporter ATP-binding protein UgpC, translating into MAELKLENIHKIYDGKVTAVNDFNLHIQDKEFIVFVGPSGCGKSTTLRMIAGLEEISKGDFSIDGKRVNDVAPKDRDIAMVFQNYALYPHMSVYDNMAFGLKLRKFDKQEIDRRVQEAAKILGLEALLDRKPKALSGGQRQRVALGRAIVRDAKVFLMDEPLSNLDAKLRVQMRAEIAKLHQRLQTTTIYVTHDQTEAMTMATRIVVMKDGVIQQVGSPKEVYDKPENVFVGGFIGSPAMNFFHGSLEDGKFVIGNTKVSVPEGKMKVLREQGHVGKSIILGVRPEDIHDEPLFLDTAQGAKITAKIEVSELTGAETMLYSQLEGQEFVARVDSRTDIAAGQTIELAFDMNKAHFFDSESESRIR; encoded by the coding sequence ATGGCTGAATTAAAATTAGAAAACATCCACAAAATTTATGATGGTAAGGTTACGGCAGTAAATGACTTTAATCTTCATATTCAGGATAAAGAGTTTATCGTATTTGTAGGACCTTCAGGTTGCGGGAAGTCAACGACTCTGCGTATGATTGCCGGACTAGAAGAAATCTCTAAAGGAGATTTCTCTATCGATGGAAAGCGAGTAAACGATGTTGCACCAAAAGACCGCGACATCGCCATGGTTTTCCAGAACTATGCCCTATACCCACACATGAGCGTATATGATAATATGGCCTTTGGTCTTAAATTACGTAAGTTCGATAAACAAGAAATTGACCGTCGTGTTCAAGAAGCGGCAAAGATTCTTGGTCTGGAAGCACTGCTTGATCGTAAACCGAAAGCATTATCAGGTGGTCAGCGTCAGCGTGTAGCACTTGGCCGTGCCATCGTTCGTGATGCGAAAGTGTTCTTGATGGATGAACCATTATCCAACCTTGATGCTAAGCTTCGTGTTCAAATGCGTGCTGAAATCGCCAAGCTTCACCAACGTTTACAAACTACTACTATTTACGTAACACATGACCAAACAGAAGCGATGACAATGGCAACACGTATTGTTGTCATGAAAGATGGAGTCATACAACAAGTTGGTTCTCCTAAAGAAGTATACGATAAGCCGGAAAATGTTTTCGTAGGCGGATTCATTGGATCACCTGCTATGAACTTCTTCCACGGCTCCCTTGAAGATGGTAAATTCGTAATTGGAAATACCAAGGTATCTGTACCGGAAGGGAAAATGAAAGTGCTTCGTGAACAAGGTCATGTAGGCAAGAGCATCATTCTGGGAGTGCGTCCTGAAGATATTCATGATGAGCCACTATTCTTAGATACTGCACAAGGTGCGAAAATCACTGCGAAAATTGAAGTATCTGAGTTAACAGGTGCTGAAACAATGCTTTACTCTCAATTAGAAGGACAAGAGTTTGTAGCCCGGGTTGACTCTCGTACCGATATCGCTGCCGGTCAAACAATTGAACTTGCCTTTGATATGAACAAAGCCCATTTCTTTGATTCTGAATCTGAGTCAAGAATTCGATAA
- the fumC gene encoding class II fumarate hydratase — MEYRIERDTIGEMKVPKEKYWGAQTQRSKENFQIGTEKMPIEVTYAFAHLKKAAAVVNHSLGKLSDAKKKAIGQACDEILDGKWDAHFPLVVWQTGSGTQSNMNINEVVSYRANEILKDKGSDEKVHPNDDVNMSQSSNDTFPTAMHIAAYQEIETKLFPVIQEFTATLREKENQFSDIIKIGRTHLQDATPLTLGQEISGWRAMMEKSYSMLRESVHQLVNLAIGGTAVGTGINADPEFGDKVARQLEAQTGIKFISSDNKFHALTSHDEIVYVHGAVKALAADLMKIANDVRWLASGPRSGIGEITIPANEPGSSIMPGKVNPTQSEAVTMVVTQVFGNDAAIGFAASQGNFELNVFKPVIIYNMLQSVRLLTDGIKSFNDKCVKGLEANVEVIEDFVQRSLMLVTALNPHIGYEKAAEIAKKAHNKGSTLKEAAIESGYLTEEEYNKWIDPASMVHNN; from the coding sequence ATGGAATATCGTATAGAACGTGACACAATCGGAGAAATGAAAGTACCCAAGGAAAAATATTGGGGAGCACAGACGCAGCGAAGTAAAGAAAACTTCCAAATCGGTACAGAGAAAATGCCCATTGAGGTTACATATGCCTTCGCACACTTAAAGAAAGCCGCGGCAGTCGTCAACCACTCACTTGGTAAGCTTTCAGATGCCAAGAAGAAGGCGATTGGACAGGCATGTGATGAAATCCTCGATGGAAAGTGGGATGCCCATTTTCCCCTGGTTGTATGGCAAACTGGAAGTGGTACGCAATCTAATATGAACATAAATGAAGTCGTTTCCTATCGTGCGAATGAAATTCTCAAAGACAAGGGATCGGATGAAAAAGTCCATCCGAATGATGATGTGAACATGTCACAAAGCTCCAATGATACATTCCCTACAGCCATGCACATAGCAGCGTATCAAGAAATCGAAACAAAGCTGTTTCCAGTCATTCAGGAATTCACTGCGACATTAAGAGAGAAAGAAAACCAATTCAGTGACATAATTAAAATCGGCCGTACACATCTTCAAGATGCAACACCATTGACGCTCGGTCAGGAAATCAGCGGATGGCGTGCCATGATGGAAAAATCCTATAGTATGCTGAGAGAAAGCGTTCATCAATTAGTCAATCTGGCTATCGGGGGGACGGCTGTAGGTACTGGAATTAACGCCGACCCGGAATTCGGTGACAAAGTGGCAAGACAACTAGAAGCTCAGACAGGCATCAAGTTTATCTCATCTGATAATAAGTTTCATGCCTTAACGTCCCACGATGAAATCGTGTACGTACACGGAGCTGTAAAAGCACTGGCAGCAGATCTGATGAAAATAGCCAACGATGTAAGGTGGTTAGCGAGCGGTCCCCGTAGCGGGATTGGTGAGATAACGATACCTGCCAATGAACCAGGAAGTTCGATCATGCCGGGTAAAGTGAATCCGACCCAAAGTGAAGCAGTGACGATGGTAGTGACACAAGTATTTGGGAACGACGCGGCCATCGGATTTGCCGCCAGCCAGGGAAACTTCGAACTTAATGTATTTAAACCAGTCATCATCTATAATATGCTGCAATCTGTACGCCTGCTTACAGATGGTATAAAGTCATTTAACGATAAGTGTGTGAAAGGACTTGAAGCGAACGTGGAGGTAATAGAAGACTTTGTTCAAAGGTCCCTTATGCTCGTAACAGCACTAAATCCTCATATAGGATATGAAAAAGCGGCTGAAATAGCCAAGAAAGCTCACAACAAGGGCTCTACATTAAAAGAAGCAGCCATCGAATCAGGATACCTGACAGAAGAGGAGTATAATAAGTGGATCGATCCGGCAAGCATGGTTCATAATAATTAA
- a CDS encoding helix-turn-helix domain-containing protein — protein MFTPLRKKFPAAIIQNHYPTNLEPTKIWFTNEAEDEYIGIDRSEITQEEMALLHCLFKEIINPSGSINDSPISMEWFTYLYKNGPMPSNIASEFRIIQFSMKESLDQLLLKEAFQHLLPLNTILVLQDDNMGLLIEEENDWNLDEEQLLSISHVIESDFFVSLSYFIGQFHEVSQFPLTFKYERELFSFSRTVQKQAFIQSVVTVLPEFALHHLPQEWKKQIFTKVADTFQEDPELIHTVKAFLEHQSNISQTAKKLFMHRNSVQYRIDKFIEKTNIDIKTFQGGILAYFACLNFQSDNLHKKE, from the coding sequence ATGTTTACACCTTTACGTAAAAAATTTCCTGCTGCCATAATCCAAAACCATTATCCAACCAATCTTGAACCTACAAAGATTTGGTTTACAAATGAAGCAGAAGATGAATACATAGGCATTGATAGAAGTGAGATCACTCAAGAGGAAATGGCGTTATTACACTGCTTGTTCAAAGAGATAATAAATCCATCCGGATCGATCAATGATTCACCCATTTCAATGGAATGGTTCACCTATTTATATAAGAATGGACCAATGCCTTCAAATATAGCCAGCGAGTTCCGTATCATTCAATTCTCAATGAAGGAGAGTTTGGACCAGCTTCTATTAAAAGAGGCGTTTCAACATCTTTTACCCCTCAACACAATTCTTGTATTGCAAGATGATAATATGGGGTTGCTCATTGAAGAGGAGAATGATTGGAATTTGGATGAAGAGCAATTACTGTCGATTTCCCATGTAATTGAGTCGGACTTCTTCGTCAGTCTTTCTTATTTCATAGGACAATTTCATGAGGTTTCACAATTCCCTCTCACCTTTAAATATGAACGGGAATTGTTTTCATTCTCCAGAACGGTGCAGAAGCAGGCATTTATTCAATCCGTGGTGACGGTTCTGCCTGAATTTGCTCTGCATCATCTACCTCAGGAATGGAAAAAACAAATTTTCACAAAGGTGGCTGACACCTTTCAAGAAGATCCTGAATTGATTCACACTGTTAAGGCTTTTCTCGAACATCAATCAAATATCAGTCAGACTGCCAAGAAACTATTTATGCATCGGAATAGCGTACAGTATCGAATTGATAAGTTCATTGAAAAAACCAATATTGATATTAAAACCTTTCAAGGTGGAATTTTAGCCTATTTCGCGTGCTTGAACTTTCAATCAGACAATCTGCATAAAAAGGAATAA
- a CDS encoding DUF445 family protein, which translates to MLDAFILILFMVLIGALIGGVTNSLAIKMLFRPYRAYYIGKFKVPFTPGLIPKRRGELAEQLGKMVVDHLITPESLQKKVMNDDFQRDVTHWLAEELQPVFTSDKTVNEWLDILQIPVSSDRLNEWLEEWVAVKMKDTKAAYTSKKLEEALPEKWQEKVQESIPKLVDFIANRAETYFTSPEGKMKVKIMIDDFLKERGMLGNMLGMFLGNTSVADKVQPEIVKFIKHEGTQEILFNLLTKEWSKLKQMPLDEFIDRLPEEDLIQSVQASLIKLINIEGHLSKPLSHFLEPHKDSFFNNQLPKWVDRGTDLLSKKIPNLMEKMHLQHIVQEQVESFSVGRLEELVLGISRREFKMITYLGALLGGVIGIVQGVIALFIS; encoded by the coding sequence ATGCTGGATGCTTTCATCCTAATACTGTTCATGGTTTTGATTGGGGCCCTCATTGGAGGAGTCACCAATTCATTAGCCATAAAAATGTTATTCAGACCTTATAGGGCTTACTATATCGGGAAATTTAAAGTACCATTCACGCCAGGGTTGATCCCAAAACGCCGGGGAGAATTAGCGGAACAACTCGGGAAAATGGTGGTCGATCATTTAATCACTCCTGAAAGTCTTCAGAAAAAAGTGATGAACGATGATTTTCAAAGGGATGTAACCCATTGGCTAGCGGAAGAATTACAGCCTGTCTTCACATCGGACAAAACGGTGAATGAGTGGTTGGATATCCTGCAAATCCCTGTGTCCTCCGATCGTCTTAATGAATGGCTTGAAGAGTGGGTAGCTGTAAAGATGAAAGATACGAAAGCAGCCTACACCTCTAAAAAGCTGGAAGAGGCTCTTCCAGAAAAATGGCAGGAAAAAGTCCAAGAAAGTATTCCTAAGCTTGTTGACTTTATCGCAAACCGAGCGGAAACTTATTTCACAAGCCCAGAAGGAAAAATGAAAGTGAAGATCATGATCGACGATTTTCTGAAAGAAAGAGGCATGCTCGGAAACATGCTTGGAATGTTCCTCGGCAACACGTCTGTTGCGGATAAAGTACAGCCTGAAATCGTAAAGTTCATCAAGCATGAAGGAACCCAGGAAATCCTGTTCAATCTTCTGACAAAAGAATGGTCCAAACTTAAACAAATGCCTCTTGATGAGTTCATCGATCGATTACCGGAAGAAGACTTGATTCAATCCGTCCAGGCATCACTGATCAAACTCATCAACATCGAAGGGCACCTATCCAAACCGCTAAGCCACTTTCTTGAGCCACACAAGGATTCCTTCTTCAATAACCAGCTTCCAAAATGGGTGGATAGAGGGACGGACCTCTTATCGAAGAAGATTCCGAACCTGATGGAGAAGATGCACCTGCAACATATTGTGCAGGAGCAGGTTGAATCATTCTCAGTTGGAAGATTGGAAGAATTGGTTCTCGGCATTTCCCGTCGTGAATTCAAGATGATTACTTACTTAGGGGCATTACTGGGAGGAGTGATCGGAATCGTTCAAGGGGTCATAGCCCTCTTTATCTCTTAA
- a CDS encoding YheC/YheD family protein, giving the protein MKIKCSFSSHKHHHDHHHLYIPKQMMNRYPFQRNMTLKCGNSSLNVTCREASSDSLQIMLETSDSLFSSIPNLENIWISIDSRHNIIHMGPVVALLINQFALNTLHSHSLKEYFTECQSWFQRKGGFFYLIPLSSFVGDLSEGVVFLDQDWELKTLPAPHIIYNRCHSRKVEKTPPFEKALTQSEERDIHVFNSGFLSKDEVYNALKDSPTLAYHLPRTVQGFDSLEEMLFLYKDVFVKGVNGSKGRYIMRIQKRENEFIMYQNSFSSQSPLSFSTFSALYKQIRSWCNPSSYLVQETIPFLTVEEQPLDFRFLCHLNGKKNWEIVSSIARIASHDQFVANVDQGGRIAKPLPILQFLFSPKKSVRILNDMKELCTSTARLLSDTVEGHFAELGIDVGIDENGKPWMIEVNSKPSKRTYLENDRIRPSVKALYEYSFTKWMNKED; this is encoded by the coding sequence ATGAAGATAAAATGTTCATTTAGTTCACATAAACATCATCATGATCATCATCACTTGTATATACCGAAGCAGATGATGAATCGATATCCATTTCAACGAAACATGACGCTGAAATGTGGCAACTCTTCTCTTAACGTCACATGTAGGGAGGCATCATCTGATTCTTTACAGATTATGTTAGAAACAAGTGATTCATTATTCTCCTCCATACCAAATCTGGAAAATATATGGATATCCATTGATTCAAGGCATAACATCATTCATATGGGACCGGTTGTGGCCCTATTAATCAATCAATTCGCTCTCAATACATTACATTCACACTCTTTAAAAGAATATTTTACAGAGTGTCAGAGCTGGTTTCAACGAAAAGGTGGATTCTTTTATCTTATTCCGCTTTCTTCTTTTGTTGGAGACCTCTCTGAAGGGGTTGTATTTCTTGATCAAGACTGGGAGCTAAAAACGCTTCCCGCTCCTCACATCATTTACAATCGATGTCATTCAAGAAAGGTAGAAAAAACCCCTCCCTTTGAAAAAGCGCTCACTCAATCTGAAGAACGGGACATTCATGTTTTCAATTCCGGGTTTCTATCGAAAGACGAGGTTTACAATGCGCTGAAAGACAGCCCGACCTTAGCCTATCACTTGCCCCGAACCGTGCAGGGATTCGATTCATTAGAGGAAATGCTTTTCTTATATAAGGATGTTTTCGTTAAGGGGGTAAACGGGAGCAAGGGACGTTACATCATGCGTATCCAAAAAAGAGAGAACGAGTTTATCATGTACCAAAATTCTTTCTCATCACAGAGTCCACTTTCTTTCTCAACCTTCTCTGCACTCTATAAGCAAATTCGATCCTGGTGCAACCCTTCTTCTTATTTGGTTCAGGAAACCATTCCATTTCTTACAGTGGAAGAGCAGCCATTAGATTTTCGATTTCTTTGTCACTTGAATGGAAAGAAAAACTGGGAAATCGTTTCTTCTATTGCCCGGATTGCTTCTCATGATCAATTCGTGGCAAATGTCGATCAGGGAGGACGAATCGCAAAACCTCTTCCAATCCTTCAATTTCTTTTTTCACCTAAGAAAAGCGTACGGATTCTAAATGACATGAAGGAGTTATGTACGTCTACTGCCCGACTCCTTTCTGACACGGTAGAAGGGCATTTCGCCGAGCTCGGCATTGATGTCGGCATTGATGAAAACGGGAAGCCATGGATGATCGAAGTCAATTCCAAACCTTCTAAACGAACATACTTGGAAAACGACCGGATTCGTCCGTCGGTTAAAGCACTCTATGAATATAGTTTCACAAAATGGATGAACAAGGAGGATTAA
- a CDS encoding alpha/beta-type small acid-soluble spore protein — translation MQQQQSRSNSSNQLVAPGAQQAIDQMKYEIASEFGVQLGPDATARANGSVGGEITKRLVQMAEQQIGGGYQK, via the coding sequence ATGCAACAGCAACAATCTCGCAGCAATTCATCTAACCAACTAGTAGCTCCAGGAGCTCAACAAGCAATCGACCAAATGAAGTACGAAATCGCTTCTGAATTTGGCGTACAATTAGGACCAGATGCTACAGCTCGTGCTAACGGTTCTGTAGGTGGAGAAATCACTAAACGCCTGGTTCAAATGGCTGAACAACAAATCGGTGGCGGGTACCAAAAATAA
- a CDS encoding ferritin-like domain-containing protein: MNSFIRDLQKAISDEWTAYYFYKELKGRTNNPLYVEFIDHARKDEKVHYEMFQYLHYLLTGEYYEHKKEKVGFTTFKEGVLRALKDELEAAEFYRDMLLEIPNQQAYKPLFIAMTDEMEHATRFSTIYNSLR; encoded by the coding sequence ATGAATTCGTTTATTCGTGATTTGCAAAAGGCGATCAGTGATGAATGGACAGCCTATTATTTCTATAAAGAATTAAAAGGGCGGACGAATAATCCGTTATATGTAGAGTTTATCGATCATGCCCGGAAGGATGAAAAAGTGCATTATGAAATGTTCCAATACCTCCATTATTTATTGACGGGAGAGTATTACGAACATAAGAAAGAGAAGGTAGGTTTTACTACATTTAAAGAAGGAGTCCTGAGGGCACTGAAGGATGAGCTTGAGGCTGCAGAATTCTACAGGGACATGCTGCTGGAAATTCCGAATCAACAAGCCTATAAGCCTCTTTTTATTGCCATGACTGATGAAATGGAACATGCTACGAGATTTTCTACTATCTATAATTCATTACGGTAA